The proteins below come from a single Camelus bactrianus isolate YW-2024 breed Bactrian camel chromosome 2, ASM4877302v1, whole genome shotgun sequence genomic window:
- the TNIP3 gene encoding TNFAIP3-interacting protein 3 isoform X2, with protein MPSYRSLCSVKTPGKTASVVTCVQSTTRMSGAESCTELAECAQSSRRKNLPNPLEQKIKCLEQQRKELLEVNQQWDQQFRSMRELYERKVAELKTKLDASERFLGTLEEERLQSQREIDRQHRRTRERLRREEKEKESLNKELHELKKENKLLKEKNALANQKKQHYECEIKRLNKALQDALKMECSSPSEDCLGKSEAECSREEMRTEMEVLKQQVQIYEEDFKKERSDRERLNQEKEELQQINQTSQSQLNKLNSQIKACQMEKEKLERQLKQMYFPTCNCGLKLPVWDPRGPAVPGAMRDLQQHPPDYQWYAPDQFPPDAQHKANGFSEKKVNQ; from the exons ACTCCAGGAAAAACAGCTTCCGTGGTAACTTGCGTCCAGAGCACAACTAGAATGAGTGGTGCGGAAAGTTGTACGGAGCTTGCAGAG tgtgctCAATCATCAAGAAGAAAGAACTTACCAAATCCTCTTGAACAAAAGATAAAGTGCTTGGAACAACAGAGGAAAGAG cTCCTGGAAGTTAACCAGCAATGGGATCAGCAGTTTAGAAGCATGAGAGAGTTATATGAAAGAAAG GTTGCAGAGCTGAAAACGAAACTGGACGCGTCCGAAAGGTTCCTGGGTACGCTGGAGGAGGAGCGGCTGCAGAGTCAGAGGGAGATTGACAGGCAGCACCGCCGGACCCGGGAGCGGCTGCGGCGCGAGGAG aaggaaaaggagagcCTGAACAAAGAATTACATGAACTGAAGAAAGAGAATAagcttttgaaggaaaaaaatgctctCGCAAACCAGAAGAAGCAACATTACGAATGTGAAATAAAACGCCTCAATAAG GCTCTGCAGGATGCCTTGAAAATGGAGTGCTCTTCACCTTCTGAGGACTGTTTGGGGAAGTCTGAAGCGGAGTGCAGCCGTGAGGAGATGCGGACAGAAATGGAGGTCCTCAAACAGCAG GTGCAAATATATGAAGAAGACTTCAAAAAGGAGCGATCAGACCGAGAAAGACTTAATCAAGAAAAGGAAGAGCTACAACAAATTAATCAAACTTCTCAATCCCAGTTGAATAAGCTGAATTCTCAG ATCAAAGCttgtcagatggagaaagaaaaactagaaagGCAATTAAAACAG ATGTATTTCCCAACCTGTAACTGCGGCTTGAAGCTCCCTGTGTGGGATCCACGTGGACCGGCAGTTCCTGGGGCCATGCGGGATCTGCAGCAGCACCCA CCGGACTATCAGTGGTATGCTCCTGACCAGTTTCCGCCAGATGCGCAGCACAAGGCAAATG
- the TNIP3 gene encoding TNFAIP3-interacting protein 3 isoform X1, giving the protein MPSYRSLCSVKTPGKTASVVTCVQSTTRMSGAESCTELAECAQSSRRKNLPNPLEQKIKCLEQQRKELLEVNQQWDQQFRSMRELYERKVAELKTKLDASERFLGTLEEERLQSQREIDRQHRRTRERLRREEKEKESLNKELHELKKENKLLKEKNALANQKKQHYECEIKRLNKALQDALKMECSSPSEDCLGKSEAECSREEMRTEMEVLKQQVQIYEEDFKKERSDRERLNQEKEELQQINQTSQSQLNKLNSQIKACQMEKEKLERQLKQHHSPQMYFPTCNCGLKLPVWDPRGPAVPGAMRDLQQHPPDYQWYAPDQFPPDAQHKANGFSEKKVNQ; this is encoded by the exons ACTCCAGGAAAAACAGCTTCCGTGGTAACTTGCGTCCAGAGCACAACTAGAATGAGTGGTGCGGAAAGTTGTACGGAGCTTGCAGAG tgtgctCAATCATCAAGAAGAAAGAACTTACCAAATCCTCTTGAACAAAAGATAAAGTGCTTGGAACAACAGAGGAAAGAG cTCCTGGAAGTTAACCAGCAATGGGATCAGCAGTTTAGAAGCATGAGAGAGTTATATGAAAGAAAG GTTGCAGAGCTGAAAACGAAACTGGACGCGTCCGAAAGGTTCCTGGGTACGCTGGAGGAGGAGCGGCTGCAGAGTCAGAGGGAGATTGACAGGCAGCACCGCCGGACCCGGGAGCGGCTGCGGCGCGAGGAG aaggaaaaggagagcCTGAACAAAGAATTACATGAACTGAAGAAAGAGAATAagcttttgaaggaaaaaaatgctctCGCAAACCAGAAGAAGCAACATTACGAATGTGAAATAAAACGCCTCAATAAG GCTCTGCAGGATGCCTTGAAAATGGAGTGCTCTTCACCTTCTGAGGACTGTTTGGGGAAGTCTGAAGCGGAGTGCAGCCGTGAGGAGATGCGGACAGAAATGGAGGTCCTCAAACAGCAG GTGCAAATATATGAAGAAGACTTCAAAAAGGAGCGATCAGACCGAGAAAGACTTAATCAAGAAAAGGAAGAGCTACAACAAATTAATCAAACTTCTCAATCCCAGTTGAATAAGCTGAATTCTCAG ATCAAAGCttgtcagatggagaaagaaaaactagaaagGCAATTAAAACAG CACCATTCTCCTCAGATGTATTTCCCAACCTGTAACTGCGGCTTGAAGCTCCCTGTGTGGGATCCACGTGGACCGGCAGTTCCTGGGGCCATGCGGGATCTGCAGCAGCACCCA CCGGACTATCAGTGGTATGCTCCTGACCAGTTTCCGCCAGATGCGCAGCACAAGGCAAATG